AGCAGACAATAGATTTTTTCGGCTATTATTTTGAAAATCTTCTTctctttcactttttttttttttgtaaagagATCCTTCACTACATCAATTTTGATAGTGAGAAGGAATTTTTAGTAACATTGTTCAGACGGAGAGGAATTTTTTGGATAAAGCACACACAGTCACTAAATTAGAGAGTATTTTCaccttcctttcctttcttaccaaaaaaataaaaaagagagtATTTTCACCGGTGACCACTAAAGTAGCACATCTCTGTCAATAAAGTCAGTACATCTGAATCCGACGACGTGCTCCAGCAGAATGCTAACGACAGCGACATGTCATAAACATAATTAGAGTAGCCACGTGTGCCAACCACATGTCATCCATATGGTTGCTAAGTgtctaaaaaggaaaaaaaaaatcacattaaCTGACATTCAACAGCCATGTGAACAACATGTGGCTGTCACATGACTGCTTCTCCAATCATGTCTATAATGTGTCAATGAGCTGTCGTTAGCATTCTACTGGAGCACATCGCCGGATTCGGATGTAGTGACTTTAATGACTTAATGACCATGGACGCTTTTTACCTGGAATTTTTATATCACAAATGATTGgtaaaagtatttttattccatCAATCTTTTCTCATTTAGAAAATAGGACAGTAtataaaaaattcaaacgaaCAAATTTGAATTACTGTAAAATTAGCAAAGCAAAATACTTGCGCagatattttaattgcattatcGCAAATTCCttcgaaaatcacaaaaaattcaTAATCCTCGATCGAAACACGAAACTACTAAggattttttcattttgaactTTTCCCAAATTAAATAGGGACAGAGCTACACACTTCATTGACACATTCACACTTCTAACCAATAAACTTAGCAAGTCATTAAATTAGTAATATGATACAAATGAGGGTAAACATAAGTAATTAATTAAGCTCCTAATCATTACATGCCATCATCACCATTTTCTTGATGTTCAACAACTCTGCTTTCTCTTCCCATTTTATTGCCATTTGAGCCTTCAACCAACAATCTACTACTATCTCCACCACCCATCTCATCATATCCTCTTCTTCTCCATCCTCTTTCTTGGTCCATTGATTTTCCATGTGAAAATGGATGTTCTCCATCTGATTCAAAGCCAAAGGTGTGAAAAATAACAGAGCACATTACTAATTCTGTGCAGTTTTCTAGAGTAAAATCCATATCATGAGCAAATTGTGCccaaaaattcataaaaagggcagtccggtgcactacgcgtctccgctaagcgagggtccggaaAGGGGTCCCCACCACAAAGGTGTATTGAGGGCAAGCCTTTCCCTACCATTTTTTTGACAAGAGGCCACACGGcgacaacgtttaccgttgcgccaaagCTCGCCCTCAAAAATTCATGTAGTTCATATCTCAGAAATATTATCAGCATTGGAGCTTAAAACAAGAAGTTAATTACAGTAACAGATACAAAAATTGGTGAACAATTTGGTAACATTCTCTTGCATTGAATTGAAACAAGACTAGCAAAATGGTATAACAGTAGAAAAATATTACAGGCTAATCTGAATGTCCATAAATAAATTGGATGATACAACATACTTCAAATTTGTCTATTTCAACGCTATAATATAAGCACAAAGATCgctataatatgatattatagCACAAAGATCGCTGAAGTTTGAGGTCTATTTTACAAATATCACTGAACTTCGTAGTCTTTCAATCAAATCACTGAAAGTACATTAAATTTCGATAAAAACATTTCGGTCAATTGTGTATAAAATCTCACCAACATGTTGACTTAGCATTGATAGCTAAATACGCGCCACGTCAAACAATgatgtaatttttatttattttgttatggCATAGGATGTGCCACATTGCACAAATGTGGTTGTCAGATTTCAGCTATAAAAGTCAAACTTATCTGCCATGATACAGTCAATTTCTTCCGAGTCACGTTAACGTCAACATTCCAGTGAGCTTTTGTACAAATATTGGCCATAATGACAGTATTGAAACCAAAGGTGGAGTTTAGtgattttattaaaagaaaatgaagttcagtgaacTTTGTGAAACAAACTCCAACTACAATGACCGTCAAGCACATTTTACCCATATAAACACGGTTATGTGCAGTTAGTTATTACCGCTTTCACCATCAGATGCATCTTCGAGCCTTGTAATGGCATCAAGCAGAGATTGTTCGTGATCCTGCATCAAAGAAAGCATAAGAATCCTGCAAGAGAAAGCCATATAATCAAACAAGATATTTCGTTCTCACTTTCAGCACTTTCTTTGCTTTCTCAATTTCCATTAGATCTGGATGGTTAGCACCAAAAATCTTTTCCACCTGCGGAAAAATTGCAATGTAAGTGACAAGTTACACAATTGCGAATTCATTGGAAAGCTCAGCCGTGCTCTCTCTTACCTCCTTGATCAGAGAATCTGTGTGAAGTATCTCAATATCACCTAATGCCTTCTTTCCAATACCATTTTGTGTTAAAGGGAATTCTTTTTTGGAGTGTCCTTTCATGGTTCCTCTACCTCGTCCTGAACCAAATATTGCTGCGGCCCGTGACATGGGCTTCTTATTCCCACGGCCCAGTCCAGGTTGGCCTCCTCTACGAGCAATTCCTGGATCCTCGCTGTCCCACCTAATATCTTCTGGAGATATCTGTTGAGTAACACAAATGTTTATGAAAAAGATAGTACCTTTTCAAAATGGAACATTTTCAAGATAAGTTGTTAATCACTAAACACGTGGGAGAGAAAAtatttctttttagttttttggtTCAAGGCTCTGATTAGTAATCACACTTGCAACCCCAGTCATAGAGACGACTTCCGTATCATTGAACCAAATGCCAATTAGTTGTGTGTGCAACACCAGTCATAGAGACGACTTCTGTATCATTGAACCAAATGCCAATTAGTTGTGTGTGCAACCCCAGTCGTAGAGACGACTTCCGTATCCTTGAACTCAGTGCTCCCCCATAAAATCAATACTTGGGAAGCCATATTACCAAGAAAAGATGACTAACCAACATGGAAGGTTTTATCCTGAAGATGCCACAGTGTAATTTACTATGCAAGGTAAAAGAGATCCATGGCCCCTGAACTATAGTGGCGCTACTAATATTATGAGCCTTAAAGTTCATTTCTTGACATAAAAATCATTGAACTTTATATTCTGTAACAGTGAAGTCCAAATCAACAAGAATCCATAAAAAAAGATTTAACAAAATGATGACATGGACAAGTTTGACTACATCATTAACTCTGTTTTTTATCCATGTCACCAAATAATGGTCAAATACCTAATTTTTCCTCATCATTTCGTTAATTGTTTAATGATGTTTTGTTGATTTGGAATTTAATGTtacaaaatgtaaagttcatGGATTTTTATGTCAAGAAATGAAGTTTAGGGGGCCAGAATGTTAGTAGCACTATAGTTCAGGAGCCATGAATGTAAGTTACCCTTACTATGCATCAaattcctcaaaaaaaaaattattgccatataaaagttaaaaatgcCCAAAAAATTATTGACATGTCAAAAGCTGTAGCAAAACTCAATATGAAATATGCATAGAGCTTGGGAAGCTGGGACCCAGGCAAGATCCAAACAACAAGGACCACTCAACTACTAGTCTAGTTTAGTAGTAGTTTTTTCTATTAGTTGCGATGCGAGGCTCCTTTCACTTCTCAACGCTAAACTTTCTTACAAAGAAACTAAAGCCTTTTAAGCTCCGTAAACCTGTAttcttgctttttcttttttaccaaAGAGTTGAGAACAAAGTGGAAAACGGGTGCGTAATGCGTGGGAATCTGCCGAACAGTTCAGGCCAAATCCTAAAGAAAGCTAAATAATGCACAACAACTTTCATAAATGAACCTCCCTTGGTCGCACATAAAGAGAAATGCAGGGGGGGGCATGAAGTTTCATTTTAATAATTACTTTGGTCCAACTATTGTATTGTTTATGCCTTAGTATCATATCAGCACTCAGCACTCAGCAACAGCAAGTAATATAATAGTAGCAGTTTATCACAACAATTAGTTGTCCTGCATGGTAACTCTGGCAATAAATATGTACCATTAAGGCTTCATATAACATCATATCAGGTACGACCAATGATGATTGACATTTAATAGAACTTCGACTCAACTAAAGAACATATATAAATTCCAACACCCTACATGTTTACAAAAATCATCATTTATAGCTTATATTTACATGAGAACAACTTAAGTAAAACGAACCATGTAGAGTTATTACTATTAGCTTATAAGAAATGGCAATAACTTTACCTCTTTGAGATTAACCCATTCCCATGTCTCATCTGTCGTGTTCATGTCATAAACCAAAGCATGTCTTCCCTGTCAATAGGTGGAATATGATCATGTCAAAAAAATAACCATAATAAACTGATCGCTGAACTGTCAACAGGCAAATAAAATGCACCTCAATTGGATTGTAGTCGGTTATAACAGCTTGATAGAAGTGATTATCTTCAGGCCACCGTGTCCATACTTTCCTTCCAATCA
The DNA window shown above is from Euphorbia lathyris chromosome 1, ddEupLath1.1, whole genome shotgun sequence and carries:
- the LOC136222044 gene encoding protein EMSY-LIKE 3 isoform X1, which codes for MDYELSDSSGTDDDLPPTHRNRFQSGVRPPGNGRAGVGSAPLPRMHGDMETQIHNIEQEAYASVLRAFKAQSDAITWDKEGLITELRRELRVSDEEHRELLSRVNADEIIQRIREWRKKNGLQSSMPSAVQPALDPIPSPTVSASRKKQKTSQSVASLSMGAPSPALPSMQPSSSALRRGPPPGPRTKKPKSSMQYPSTVLTGRAQGPNRNSSGAFVSNEPAEATSYDPLIGRKVWTRWPEDNHFYQAVITDYNPIEGRHALVYDMNTTDETWEWVNLKEISPEDIRWDSEDPGIARRGGQPGLGRGNKKPMSRAAAIFGSGRGRGTMKGHSKKEFPLTQNGIGKKALGDIEILHTDSLIKEVEKIFGANHPDLMEIEKAKKVLKDHEQSLLDAITRLEDASDGESDGEHPFSHGKSMDQERGWRRRGYDEMGGGDSSRLLVEGSNGNKMGRESRVVEHQENGDDGM
- the LOC136222044 gene encoding protein EMSY-LIKE 3 isoform X2; the encoded protein is MDYELSDSSGTDDDLPPTHRNRFQSGVRPPGNGRAGVGSAPLPRMHGDMETQIHNIEQEAYASVLRAFKAQSDAITWDKEGLITELRRELRVSDEEHRELLSRVNADEIIQRIREWRKKNGLQSSMPSAVQPALDPIPSPTVSASRKKQKTSQSVASLSMGAPSPALPSMQPSSSALRRGPPPGPRTKKPKSYPSTVLTGRAQGPNRNSSGAFVSNEPAEATSYDPLIGRKVWTRWPEDNHFYQAVITDYNPIEGRHALVYDMNTTDETWEWVNLKEISPEDIRWDSEDPGIARRGGQPGLGRGNKKPMSRAAAIFGSGRGRGTMKGHSKKEFPLTQNGIGKKALGDIEILHTDSLIKEVEKIFGANHPDLMEIEKAKKVLKDHEQSLLDAITRLEDASDGESDGEHPFSHGKSMDQERGWRRRGYDEMGGGDSSRLLVEGSNGNKMGRESRVVEHQENGDDGM